From Aquabacter sp. L1I39, the proteins below share one genomic window:
- the hslV gene encoding ATP-dependent protease subunit HslV → MHSPDTIYGTTIVSVRKGNRVAIAGDGQVTLGQTVLKANARKVRRLGKGDVIGGFAGATADAFTLFERLEAKLEQYPGQLQRAAVELAKDWRTDRYLRRLEAMMIVADANITLVLTGTGDVLEPEAGVAGIGSGGSFALAAARALLDREEDPEAIVRRSLEIAADICVYTNRNIVIETIGA, encoded by the coding sequence ATGCATTCTCCCGACACCATCTACGGCACCACCATCGTATCCGTGCGCAAGGGCAATCGGGTCGCCATTGCTGGCGACGGCCAGGTCACCCTTGGCCAGACGGTGCTCAAGGCCAATGCCCGCAAGGTGCGCCGGCTCGGCAAGGGCGATGTGATCGGCGGCTTTGCGGGGGCCACTGCCGACGCCTTCACGTTGTTCGAGCGCCTGGAAGCCAAGCTGGAGCAGTATCCCGGGCAGTTGCAGCGCGCGGCGGTGGAACTCGCCAAGGACTGGCGCACGGATCGCTATCTGCGGCGCCTGGAGGCCATGATGATCGTGGCTGACGCCAATATCACGCTGGTGCTCACCGGCACGGGCGACGTGCTGGAGCCCGAGGCCGGGGTGGCCGGCATCGGCTCGGGTGGCTCGTTCGCGCTGGCGGCGGCCCGGGCGCTGCTGGACCGGGAGGAGGATCCGGAGGCGATCGTGCGCCGCTCCCTGGAGATCGCCGCGGACATCTGCGTCTACACCAATCGCAACATCGTCATCGAGACCATCGGCGCCTGA
- a CDS encoding alpha/beta fold hydrolase: MSEFATNDGLMLAYDVAGEGAPLLIISGLSADRAFWSFARPHLTGLRSVAFDNRDIGASSQAPASYRVADMARDALAVLDAAGLERAHVLGHSMGGLIAQELALMAPERVDRLVLCNTLGRQNLYTRDLLALLVRLRTEIADPILYVSTLATFTLGRHTLANVPLGAIAKATVDAGPLQPVAGFTRQAQACADADTLDRIGAIRAPTLVLSSPDDRFFAQSFSDALIAAIPGAKGVEVPQTGHCPMVEAPEVFAAAVRGFLLD; this comes from the coding sequence ATGTCCGAGTTCGCCACCAATGACGGCCTGATGCTGGCCTATGACGTCGCTGGGGAGGGGGCGCCGCTGCTCATCATTTCCGGCCTGTCGGCGGACCGCGCCTTCTGGTCCTTCGCCCGGCCCCATCTGACCGGACTGCGCTCCGTTGCCTTCGATAACCGGGACATTGGCGCCAGTTCGCAGGCCCCGGCGAGCTATCGGGTTGCCGACATGGCACGCGATGCCTTGGCCGTGCTCGATGCGGCGGGGCTTGAGCGAGCCCATGTGCTCGGCCATTCCATGGGTGGGCTGATCGCCCAGGAACTGGCGCTCATGGCCCCGGAGCGGGTGGACCGGCTGGTGCTGTGCAACACGCTGGGGCGGCAGAACCTCTACACCCGCGATCTCCTCGCCCTCCTGGTGCGCCTGCGCACGGAAATCGCCGATCCCATCCTTTACGTCTCGACGCTAGCCACCTTCACCCTCGGCCGCCACACCCTCGCCAATGTGCCGCTGGGCGCCATCGCCAAGGCGACGGTGGATGCCGGTCCGCTCCAGCCGGTGGCGGGCTTCACCCGCCAGGCGCAGGCGTGCGCCGATGCGGACACGCTCGACCGCATCGGCGCCATCCGGGCGCCGACCCTCGTCCTGTCGAGCCCCGATGACCGCTTCTTCGCCCAGTCCTTTTCCGACGCGCTCATCGCCGCCATTCCCGGGGCCAAGGGCGTCGAGGTGCCGCAGACAGGCCATTGCCCCATGGTGGAAGCCCCCGAGGTGTTCGCCGCTGCCGTGCGCGGCTTCCTCCTGGACTGA
- the hisB gene encoding imidazoleglycerol-phosphate dehydratase HisB, with the protein MRKAEIVRETKETKVRLSVDLDGTGRNHVATGIGFLDHMLDLLARHARFDLDIVAEGDLHVDFHHTTEDVGIVLGQAVRRALGDMRGITRYADLHLPMDETLTRVALDISGRPYLVFRTSFSAPKIGEFDTELVREFFQAFASNAGVTLHVETLYGDNNHHIAESCFKGLARALRAAVAIDPAAAGEIPSTKGALGI; encoded by the coding sequence ATGCGTAAGGCCGAGATCGTCCGCGAGACGAAGGAAACGAAGGTGCGCCTGTCCGTCGACCTCGACGGGACGGGCCGCAATCATGTGGCCACGGGCATCGGCTTCCTGGACCATATGCTCGACCTCCTCGCCCGCCATGCCCGGTTTGACCTGGACATCGTGGCCGAAGGCGACCTGCATGTGGACTTCCACCACACCACGGAAGACGTGGGCATCGTGCTCGGCCAGGCGGTGCGGCGCGCGCTCGGCGACATGCGCGGCATCACGCGCTATGCCGATCTGCACCTGCCCATGGACGAGACGCTGACGCGCGTGGCGCTGGACATTTCCGGCCGGCCCTATCTCGTGTTCCGCACGTCCTTCAGCGCGCCCAAGATCGGGGAATTCGACACCGAGCTGGTGCGCGAATTCTTCCAGGCGTTCGCCTCCAATGCCGGCGTGACGCTGCATGTGGAGACGCTTTACGGCGATAATAACCACCATATCGCCGAAAGCTGCTTCAAGGGCCTCGCCCGCGCTTTGCGCGCGGCGGTGGCCATCGATCCGGCCGCGGCCGGCGAAATTCCCTCCACCAAGGGCGCGCTCGGCATCTGA
- a CDS encoding DUF2628 domain-containing protein, with translation MAVWSVLTLDQVNDTPMRSAERVVMVRDKVSVLAFLFAPLALLRYRLWLAFAAYLVVSAVLAVSEVVLGLPEIIGGAVTLGLHLLVALELSDLRVQKLRRRGYEEAGVVVGRDRDEAERRFFKNWTPRSLRPNVIPPRPSRPGASIIGSFPEPRAS, from the coding sequence ATGGCCGTCTGGAGCGTCCTGACCCTGGACCAGGTGAACGACACGCCGATGCGCAGTGCCGAGCGTGTGGTGATGGTGCGCGACAAGGTGTCGGTCCTCGCCTTTCTGTTCGCCCCACTGGCGCTTCTGCGCTACCGGCTGTGGCTGGCTTTTGCCGCCTATCTGGTGGTGAGCGCGGTGCTGGCGGTCAGCGAGGTGGTCTTGGGGCTGCCGGAGATCATCGGGGGCGCGGTGACGCTCGGACTGCATCTTCTCGTCGCGCTGGAACTGTCTGACCTGCGCGTCCAGAAGTTGCGCCGGCGCGGCTATGAGGAAGCCGGCGTGGTGGTTGGCCGCGACCGCGATGAAGCCGAGCGCCGCTTCTTCAAGAACTGGACGCCTCGCAGCCTGCGTCCCAACGTCATCCCGCCCCGCCCCAGCCGGCCGGGCGCCTCCATCATCGGATCCTTCCCGGAGCCGCGCGCATCATGA
- the hisH gene encoding imidazole glycerol phosphate synthase subunit HisH gives MTVAIVDYGSGNLHSAAKALERAALDLGAPRIAVTSDPEVVRTADRVVLPGVGAFADCRRGLDAVPGMVEALEEAVHQRGRPFLGICVGLQLLAERGLEHGETAGLGWIKGEVVRIEPTDPTLKIPHMGWNTLTLDRVHPLFDGIPTGRDGLHAYFVHSYHMQVADPADRLATTEYGGTVTAAVARGNVAGTQFHPEKSQKLGLALLANFLKWHP, from the coding sequence ATGACCGTCGCCATCGTCGATTACGGATCGGGCAACCTGCACTCTGCCGCGAAAGCGCTGGAGCGGGCCGCGCTCGACCTCGGCGCGCCGCGGATTGCCGTCACCAGCGACCCTGAAGTGGTACGCACCGCTGACCGGGTGGTGCTGCCCGGCGTCGGCGCCTTCGCCGATTGCCGCCGCGGGCTTGATGCCGTTCCCGGCATGGTGGAAGCGCTGGAAGAGGCCGTGCACCAGCGCGGCCGCCCCTTCCTCGGCATCTGCGTCGGCCTTCAATTGCTGGCAGAGCGCGGTCTCGAGCATGGCGAGACGGCGGGCCTTGGCTGGATCAAGGGCGAGGTGGTGCGCATCGAGCCCACCGACCCCACCCTGAAGATCCCCCACATGGGCTGGAACACGCTCACTCTTGACCGCGTGCACCCCCTCTTCGACGGCATCCCCACGGGCCGCGATGGCCTGCATGCCTATTTCGTCCACTCCTACCACATGCAGGTGGCTGACCCCGCCGACCGGCTGGCGACCACCGAATATGGCGGCACCGTCACGGCGGCGGTCGCGCGCGGCAATGTGGCCGGCACCCAGTTCCATCCCGAGAAGAGCCAGAAGCTGGGCTTGGCTCTCCTCGCCAATTTCCTGAAGTGGCACCCGTGA
- the hisA gene encoding 1-(5-phosphoribosyl)-5-[(5-phosphoribosylamino)methylideneamino]imidazole-4-carboxamide isomerase, translated as MAPVILFPAIDLKDGLAVRLEQGDMARATVFNRDPAAQAGEFEAIGFRYLHLVDLDGAFAGRPVNGAAVDRILETVSIPVQLGGGIRDMKTVEGWLGKGVNRVILGTAAVRDPDFVKEAARTHPGRVAVGLDARDGRVAVEGWAETSDLPAEDIARRFEDAGVAAIIYTDIARDGLLKGLNMDATIALADAVSIPVIASGGLASLADVEALIEPRAAKLAGAITGRALYDGRLDPGAALALVAGRR; from the coding sequence GTGGCACCCGTGATCCTGTTTCCTGCAATCGACCTCAAGGACGGCCTCGCCGTGCGCCTGGAACAGGGCGACATGGCACGGGCCACCGTGTTCAATCGCGACCCCGCCGCCCAGGCGGGCGAGTTCGAGGCCATCGGCTTCCGCTATCTCCATCTCGTGGACCTCGACGGCGCCTTTGCTGGTCGCCCGGTGAACGGGGCGGCGGTGGACCGCATCCTGGAGACCGTCTCCATCCCCGTGCAGCTCGGCGGCGGCATTCGCGACATGAAGACCGTCGAGGGCTGGCTCGGCAAGGGCGTGAACCGCGTCATCCTCGGCACCGCCGCCGTGCGCGACCCCGACTTCGTCAAGGAAGCCGCCCGCACCCATCCTGGCCGCGTGGCGGTCGGCCTTGATGCCCGCGACGGCCGGGTGGCGGTGGAAGGCTGGGCGGAGACCTCCGACCTGCCGGCGGAAGACATTGCCCGCCGCTTCGAGGATGCTGGCGTTGCCGCCATCATCTATACGGACATCGCCCGCGACGGCCTGCTGAAGGGCCTAAACATGGACGCCACCATCGCGCTGGCGGACGCGGTCAGCATCCCCGTCATCGCATCCGGGGGCCTTGCCTCGCTGGCGGACGTGGAAGCCCTGATCGAGCCCCGCGCCGCGAAGCTTGCCGGCGCCATCACCGGCCGCGCGCTTTATGACGGCCGCCTCGACCCCGGTGCCGCCTTGGCGCTGGTGGCGGGCCGGCGCTGA
- the hisF gene encoding imidazole glycerol phosphate synthase subunit HisF, with protein sequence MLKVRVIPCLDVKDGRVVKGVQFVDLRDAGDPVEAARAYDAAGADELTFLDITASHENRGTILDVVQRTAEQCFMPLTVGGGVRTVDDVRTLLHAGADKVSINTAAVNRRAFVGEAAEKFGEQCIVVAIDAKKVSAPGEPDRWEIFTHGGRKPTGLEAVAYAREVVDLGAGEILLTSMDRDGTGLGFDVALTRAISDAVHVPVIASGGVGTLDHLVEGVREGGASAVLAASIFHFGTFTVRQAKDRLAAAGLPVRLDG encoded by the coding sequence ATGCTGAAAGTCCGCGTCATTCCCTGCCTGGACGTGAAGGACGGGCGCGTGGTCAAGGGCGTGCAGTTCGTCGACCTGCGCGATGCCGGCGATCCGGTGGAGGCCGCCCGCGCCTATGACGCGGCCGGCGCCGACGAACTCACCTTCCTGGACATCACCGCCAGCCACGAAAATCGCGGCACCATCCTGGACGTGGTGCAGCGCACGGCCGAACAATGCTTCATGCCGCTCACCGTGGGCGGGGGCGTGCGCACCGTGGATGATGTGCGCACCCTCCTGCATGCGGGGGCCGACAAGGTGTCTATCAACACCGCCGCCGTGAACCGCCGTGCCTTCGTGGGCGAGGCGGCCGAGAAATTTGGCGAGCAGTGCATCGTGGTGGCCATCGACGCCAAGAAGGTCTCGGCGCCCGGCGAGCCGGACCGCTGGGAAATCTTCACCCATGGCGGGCGCAAGCCTACGGGCCTGGAAGCGGTCGCCTATGCCCGCGAGGTGGTGGACCTCGGGGCCGGCGAAATCCTCTTGACCTCCATGGACCGGGACGGCACCGGCCTCGGCTTCGACGTGGCGCTCACCCGCGCCATCTCGGATGCCGTGCATGTGCCGGTGATCGCCTCGGGCGGCGTGGGCACTCTCGACCATCTGGTGGAGGGCGTGCGCGAAGGCGGCGCCTCCGCGGTGCTCGCCGCCTCCATCTTCCATTTCGGCACCTTCACGGTGCGCCAGGCCAAGGACCGGCTCGCCGCCGCCGGCCTGCCCGTGCGCCTCGACGGCTGA